The following DNA comes from Suncus etruscus isolate mSunEtr1 chromosome 12, mSunEtr1.pri.cur, whole genome shotgun sequence.
ACAATCCTGCCACCATCACATATGACTCATAGGGACCATTTCTTTACTCTCTAGTTTTTCTGTATCTCCAGTTATCCAGCTATTCAAAGGATATGGTAAAATAGTAAACCTACTTGCAAGGACTATTATTTAGAGTGGTGTTTTTCAACTTTTTACCCCAGTGAACCAACATCTGTTCTGCACACTGGTCATGATCCACAATTATTACCAAGGAAATTGAGGAAGGAGACCTGTGGGCCAGTCCCAGTCCATAAACTGATGCTTGAAGACCACTGACTTAGAGGTCATACAGACTCAGAAACAGATAGGAACAAAAAAAGAGTAgatgtcatctttatttttattttaaattccatcCTAATTTGGGCTTTATTCCTTATCTCCCATGCCCCTTGTTTCCTTGAAAATCCAAACTTTTTCTTAACCTAAGGTTTACAATTATGCTCACCCACAGACATAACAAAATTCCCTTCTCTCTAAAAGGGGTACACCCCGACACTTTTGTTCTTACGCCTTATTTTCCAATATGCCtgttaatacatatttataaaccaTTTCCAATAAAACCCTTCATCCTTTGAGGTTATTAATGTTTTCTAGTTCACGGACATATTTTCCGTAATAGAATAATTCTAATCATTTTCATGAATGAGGTCCGAAACTACATTAAAGTAGGATTTTTAATCCCTGAGGTGCCAGTTAAAATGGACCAGGCTGCCCACTGCCACATAagctttgaaaaacaaaacaaaacaaaaaaaaaaaaacaaaaaaaaaaaactagtatcaGCCTTAAATAATAAGTCTGGGTCAAACTATCCTGATTGGAAACCATCTCTATTATTCTGTAATCATTTAGAAAATTGCCTTTACTGGGTTAAATTCACCCAGCTATTTAGCCTTAGCTCTTGGGCTAAATAACTTTTCCTTTTGGAAAGGAGTAGCAGAGCAAGGAAGTTTGCAGAAAACTTCTGAGTTGTTCAGAAATCAAGAGAAACCAAGTCCTATATCTCTCATCTCTATCAGTATTGTTGGAGaaggttttcttgtttgtttgtttgtttgttttcagcacCTGAATTCTAAGACCTGGAAAGATTGAAGATCCACCTGGAGTTTTCCTGTTTCAATTCTACCTTTAGTCCAAATGGAGAAAGGAATGCTCAGAATGCCAATGAGCAATCCTAATCACAGAACTGGGGTTTAGCCCAATGTGCtccccttttccccctcctccccaggCTTCTTTTTCTTCCAGGTGGCTTCAGGCAGTGCTTGGTGCAGTGCAGACATCTGCCAGTCCCTAGTAGTAGCGGTTCAGGCTCCTGGTCCCGGGCACCTCGGGTTGCCCATTCATCCAGATCTCCCTGATGATGCGCTCGCGCTCCTCCAGACGCTGGGCACGCTCCAGCTCCTCTGCCGAGGTGAAGACATTCTTGTTCAGAGTCCTCTCGAAGCGTCGGTGTCTCCGCACCGAGATGTCCGATGCTGTGTCCGAACTGCCGTCCTCACTGTCGCTGCTGTCGCTGCTGCTCGCCCCATCCTGCTGGAACTTCCTCCTGCGGTGGCGCCGCCGGCAGTCTGTTTGGCAAGATATTTTCGTCACCAAGGCTGCCAGGGTGAGGACCAGTCCGATGCATACACCGGAGACAAAGTATAGAGCCACTCGTTCAGGGTTCtctggaagaggaagaagagaacatTTTGAGAGATGGACAATGCAGGAGGTCAAAGAGCAAATAGGATGCCAGCAAATAGGTTGATGATTAAGATGAGTGCCTCTCCttatcccccccaccccaaaggcacatggaaaaaaaatgttccacatcattaatcatcagggagatgcaaatcaaaataataatgagatatcatcccacaccacagagactggcacacatcaaaaagaacaagaacaaccagtgctgaggTGGATGTAGGGAGAAAACGCTCTTGTTCACTGCAGGGATGGGGgtagaatttttttgggggtccaacctttttggaaaataatatgcacATTCCctgaaaaactagaaattgagtaaAATTCAGCAATACCGCTACTGGGAATATACCTTTTGAGCCCAAAcgcaatgcagaaaaggcacctGCACTCCTATGTCCATTGCAGCACTCTTCACAAAAGCCAACAACCCAAGGGCCCAaggacagatgagtggctaaagaaacttggtgcgtctatacagtggaatactatgagacttaagaaaaatgaaatcacggggccggagagatagcatggaggtaaggcgtttgcctttcatgcagaaggtcatcggttcgaatcccggcgtcccatatggtcccccgtgcctgccaggagcaatttctgagcatggagccaggaataacccctgagcactgccgggtgtgacccaaaaaaaaaacacacacacaaaaaaaaaaagaaaaatgaaatcatgcaatgtgcttatacataaatgaatatggagagtattatgctgagtgaaatgagtctgagggGGAGAGAAATATAGAATGATCGCCCTCATTGATGGAATTAAAAAGTAGTATaagaataatactcaaagacaatagaaaggagGGACAGAGTATTGGCTCATGGTAAagagggagggcaggagaaaaGCCTagacaatgaaagttggaaatgatcactctggataagaacttggAGCTGATAccttttcagtaacagtattgcaaaccacagtgcttaaaaggaaggggaggatgagagggagagagggaggggatagAGAGGGCAggaagagagagggtgagagagaagggaagagagagaatgatagagaatgagaaagagaaagtaaaagtaTATGCCATCGAGGCAGGCTGGGAGTGGTGGCAGGATGGAAGCTGGgcacattggtggcaagaaaagtACACTGGTGACAGGTTGAccgtatgacagaaactcaaccagcaacaactttttaactctgaatCTCATGGTGCTTCAACtgaaaaaaaagggtgggggagtGAGAATTGTTCCTTCCCTTCCCAAGTGACAAATGACAGAcaataatcaaaatttaaattcaaaaatattcattgagggaccagagagatagcaagtggtttgaatcccaacatcccatatggtccccagagcctgccaggagcagtttagtgtagagccaggagtaataggaataacccctgagcgctgctgggtatgacccaaaaccaaaataaaacaaaacaaaaggtccccaacaccccatattgtACTcattgggagtgatttctgaggccagagccagGAACATAAGCAAGTGTGactaaaaagaaaagtagttcaaaataaagaagtcaaagaaaagaatattattatatactataaGCAAACTAGCCACTTAAGAGATGTATCTATTTAAAGGTTTTCACCTATGCCAAGAATTAACTTCACTTCACTAGCACTTGGTAGTGGTAGCTTCTTGGATTACTTTACCACTAATTACCAGTATTAGTGACTTCTAATTGTGGTCATATTAAACTTCCTTCTAATAAACAGAATTTGGCCACAATGATGG
Coding sequences within:
- the EVA1A gene encoding protein eva-1 homolog A, with protein sequence MALLSNILAAYFFVSENPERVALYFVSGVCIGLVLTLAALVTKISCQTDCRRRHRRRKFQQDGASSSDSSDSEDGSSDTASDISVRRHRRFERTLNKNVFTSAEELERAQRLEERERIIREIWMNGQPEVPGTRSLNRYY